The following proteins are co-located in the Nerophis ophidion isolate RoL-2023_Sa linkage group LG04, RoL_Noph_v1.0, whole genome shotgun sequence genome:
- the sptbn2 gene encoding spectrin family protein isoform X5, translated as MEWDHREREPCLSPAAFVNQVQYSNILEGRFKQLQDEREAVQKKTFTKWVNSHLGRVTCRIGDLYTDLRDGRMLIRLLEVLSGEQLPKPTKGRMRIHCLENVDKALQFLKEQKVHLENMGSHDIVDGNHRLTLGLIWTIILRFQIQDISVETEDNKEKKSAKDALLLWCQMKTAGYPNVNIHNFTTSWRDGLAFNAIVHKHRPDLIEFDNLKRSNAHYNLQNAFNVAEKEMGLTKLLDPEDVNVDQPDEKSIITYVATYYHYFSKMKALAVEGKRIGKVLDYAIEADQLIEKYETLASELLEWIEQTIVTLNDRQLANSLSAVQNQLQAFNSYRTVEKPPKFTEKGNLEVLLFTIQSKMRANNQKVYMPREGKLISDINKAWERLEKAEHERELALRNELIRQEKLEMLAARFDRKAAMRETWLSENQRLVSQDNFGTDLGAVEAATRKHEAIETDIGAYWERVAAVEAVAKELEAERYHDVRRVLARRDNVLRLWEYLKELLAARRERLNAHRDLQRLFQEMCYIMDWMADMKSRLQSQDSGKHLHDVLDLLQTHNLVEADISAQAEGIKAVQGAANRFTSHDQAYKPCEPGLVSEKVDLLGQAYEELGQLAAQRRERLEDSRRLWQFLWDLGEEAAWIREQEQILTSGECGRDLTSALHLVSKHEAFTDEMAARYGPLSNSIAAGEALVDEGHFGAPEVTENIKDIRAQWTHLVETTKLREQKLKDSVAMHQFQADANDMEAWLMETLRQVSTQEMGHDEFSTQTLARKQRKIEEEIKSHQPLIDSLHEQVQALPQAYLQFPQVEGRLPAIEQRYKELQSLSAARRQALEGALALHRMFSEAGACQLWVEEKEKWLHGMDIPTKLEDLEVVHQRFETLEPEMNNLGTRVTDVNQVAEQLLTFDNCNKDQIYQTRDHLNNRWKEFEKLSGQKKQGLESALNIQNYHLECNEIQSWMKEKTKVIESTQSLGNDLTGVMALQRKLTGMERDLEAIQGKLNDLQEEAEKLAKEHPDQADEILGRLAEIQEVWKELNSTMKRREESLGEASKLQGFLRDLDDFQSWLSRTQTAVASEDSPTSLPEAESLLAQHENIKNEVDNYKEDYEKMRVVGDEVTQGQTDVQHMFLAQRLQALDTGWHELRQMWENRHSLLAQAFDFQTFLRDAKQAEAFLNSQEYVLSHTEMPTSLQGADKAIKKYEDFLTTTEASEEKITGVVEAGRRLINDGNANSDKIQEKLDSIQERHLKNKKSANELLAKLKDNRELQHFLQDGQELTLWINEKMLTAQDMSYDEARNLHSKWQKHQAFMAELASNKDWLDKIDKEGQALVAEKPELKPVVQQTLEDLQHHWEELESTTRTKAQCLFDANRAELFTQSCSALDGWVKNLESQLQSDDYGKDLTSVNILLNKHQILENQMEVREKEVQSLQSQALALSQEDAGLSEVDGQQRRVTDSFSSLQDPLKLRRQRLLASKEAHQFNRDLEDEILWVKERMPLATSTDHGKDLPTVQLLIKKNQTLQKEIQGHQPRIYDIQKRGQTQSQLDGERQSALEERLVELKDLWDQLIGETDKRHARLVEANRAQQFYTDAAEAEAWMGEQELHMMSEEKAKDEQSALVMVKKHESLEQALEDYAQTIHQLANSSRLMVTSEHPESDRITLRQAQVDKLYAGLKDLAEERRGRLQERLRLTQLKREVDDLEQWIAEREVVAGSHELGQDYEHVTMLRDKFREFARDTSTIGQERVDCVNGLADDLIESGHPENASVAEWKDGLNEAWADLLELIDTRTQMLAASYELHRFHQDAMEVLGRIREKRQALPSDLGRDLNTVQHLHRQHNTFENDIQALSGQVNQVQDDAARLQKAYAGEKADDINRSEHAVTSSWEGLLEAGETRRVLLLDTVEKFRFFNIVRDLMLWMDGVNLQIDAHDSPRDVSSAGLVIANHQDIKSEIETRANSFTACIDMGITLINNNHYATDEIREKLAQLQEQRDKINKKWQDKMDYLQIMLEVLQFGRDACVAESWLAGQEPLVRAADLGSNVDEVESLIKRHEAFEKLAASWEERFVMLEKLTTLEEQEMERRREEEERARRPPTPPLAEVAPSEVESQIHDSAARTSLDQTTLNQSASVNGVHSDNDTSQGSESESVNGPGRDSGLASSRLDQSATLPGRGAAESEPEAMEGMLYRKQEMESHSKKAATRSWQNVYCVLRKGSLGFYKDGKSASNGIPYHGEVPISLGEAICEIANDYKKRKHVFKLRLGDGKEYLFQAKDEAEMSSWIRSILSSIPTGSGDSPGGPRVLSRAMTMPPISPISPGSADAGGVTMRNKEGKDKDREKRFSFFGKKK; from the exons ATGAGCGTGAAGCTGTCCAGAAGAAGACTTTCACCAAATGGGTGAACTCCCACTTAGGCCGTGTAACTTGTCGCATTGGTGACTTATATACAGACCTGCGTGACGGCCGCATGCTTATCCGCCTGCTGGAAGTGCTCTCAGGAGAACAGCTG CCAAAGCCCACTAAGGGCCGCATGCGTATCCACTGCTTGGAGAATGTTGATAAAGCCTTGCAGTTCCTCAAAGAGCAAAAGGTCCATCTAGAAAACATGGGGTCACATGATATTGTGGATGGGAACCACCGTCTCACACTGGGTCTCATCTGGACCATCATTCTTCGCTTCCAG ATTCAGGACATCAGCGTTGAAACGGAGGACAACAAAGAGAAGAAATCTGCTAAAGATGCCCTTCTCCTTTGGTGCCAAATGAAAACTGCCGG CTACCCTAATGTCAACATCCACAACTTCACTACCAGCTGGAGGGATGGTCTAGCGTTCAATGCCATCGTGCACAAACACAG ACCTGACCTGATTGAGTTTGACAACCTGAAAAGGTCCAACGCTCACTACAATCTACAGAATGCTTTCAATGTGGCTGAGAAGGAGATGGGCCTTACTAAGCTCCTGGACCCAGAAG ATGTTAATGTGGATCAACCGGACGAGAAGTCCATTATTACCTATGTAGCGACTTACTACCATTACTTCTCAAAGATGAAGGCCCTAGCAGTGGAGGGCAAGCGAATTGGCAAG GTTTTGGACTATGCCATTGAGGCGGATCAGCTTATAGAGAAGTATGAGACCTTGGCTTCAGAGCTGCTGGAGTGGATTGAGCAGACCATAGTGACTCTAAATGATCGGCAGTTGGCTAACTCGCTCAGCGCTGTGCAGAATCAGCTTCAGGCTTTCAATTCTTACCGGACTGTGGAGAAACCGCCCAA ATTTACGGAAAAAGGAAACTTGGAGGTTCTTCTTTTTACTATCCAGAGCAAGATGAGAGCAAACAACCAGAAAGTTTACATGCCAAGAGAAGGAAAACTAATCTCTGATATCAATAAG GCATGGGAGCGGCTTGAAAAGGCAGAGCATGAACGTGAGCTGGCCCTCAGAAATGAATTAATCCGCCAAGAAAAGCTAGAGATGCTCGCGGCACGGTTTGACCGCAAGGCTGCTATGCGGGAAACATGGTTGAGTGAGAATCAGCGCTTGGTGTCTCAG GACAATTTTGGAACCGACTTGGGCGCTGTGGAAGCTGCCACCCGTAAACATGAGGCAATTGAGACAGACATTGGTGCATACTGGGAGCGCGTGGCTGCTGTTGAGGCTGTGGCCAAAGAGCTGGAGGCAGAGCGATACCACGATGTCCGGCGTGTGCTCGCAAGAAGGGATAATGTGCTTCGTCTCTGGGAATACCTCAAGGAGCTTCTGGCAGCACGCAGAGAGCGACTAAATGCCCATCGTGACCTCCAGAGGCTCTTCCAAGAAATGTGCTACATAATGGACTGGATGGCTGACATGAAG AGTCGTCTCCAGTCCCAAGATAGTGGCAAACATTTGCATGATGTTTTGGACCTACTTCAGACACATAATCTAGTAGAGGCTGATATTTCAGCTCAGGCTGAAGGAATCAAAGCAGTGCAGGGAGCTGCAAATCGCTTCACTTCCCATGATCAAG CTTACAAACCATGTGAGCCAGGACTTGTAAGTGAAAAAGTTGACCTACTGGGCCAAGCCTATGAGGAGCTTGGTCAACTTGCGGCACAACGCAGAGAACGCCTTGAGGATTCTCGGCGCCTGTGGCAGTTCCTGTGGGACCTGGGCGAGGAGGCAGCCTGGATCCGAGAACAAGAACAGATTCTGACCAGTGGGGAGTGTGGCCGGGACCTAACTTCTGCCCTTCACCTAGTCAGCAAACATGAGGCGTTCACGGATGAAATGGCAGCCCGCTATGGCCCTCTGAGCAACAGTATTGCTGCAGGGGAAGCTTTAGTTGACGAGGGACACTTTGGAGCCCCGGAAGTCACAGAGAATATTAAAGATATCCGTGCACAGTGGACACATCTGGTGGAG ACAACAAAGCTCAGAGAACAGAAGCTTAAGGACTCAGTGGCCATGCATCAGTTTCAAGCAGATGCTAATGACATGGAGGCATGGCTAATGGAAACTCTAAGGCAGGTGTCTACTCAGGAAATGGGTCACGACGAGTTCTCCACCCAAACTTTAGCTCGCAAGCAGCGAAAAATAGAGGAGGAGATTAAGAGCCACCAGCCTCTCATTGACTCCCTGCACGAGCAAGTCCAAGCACTGCCACAAGCCTATCTTCAATTTCCCCAG GTGGAGGGTCGACTACCAGCTATTGAGCAGCGCTACAAAGAGCTACAATCCCTCTCGGCGGCTCGGCGACAGGCACTGGAAGGTGCTTTGGCACTCCATCGCATGTTCAGTGAGGCGGGCGCCTGCCAACTGTGGGTGGAAGAAAAAGAGAAGTGGTTACATGGCATGGATATCCCGACCAAACTGGAAGACTTGGAAGTGGTTCATCAAAG GTTCGAGACCCTGGAACCAGAGATGAACAACCTAGGAACTCGTGTCACTGATGTGAACCAGGTGGCTGAGCAGCTGTTGACCTTTGACAATTGTAACAAAGACCAAATCTACCAAACACGCGACCACCTGAACAATAG GTGGAAAGAATTTGAAAAACTGTCTGGTCAAAAGAAACAAGGCCTTGAGTCAGCCCTTAACATCCAGAACTACCACCTGGAGTGTAATGAGATCCAATCATGGATGAAAGAAAAGACCAAGGTTATTGAATCCACTCAGAGCTTGGGAAATGACCTGACTGGAGTGATGGCACTGCAGCGAAAACTCACAGGCATGGAGAGAGACCTGGAAGCTATTCAG GGAAAATTAAATGACCTGCAAGAGGAGGCAGAAAAACTGGCCAAGGAACATCCAGATCAAGCTGATGAGATTCTAGGTCGCCTGGCGGAGATACAAGAAGTGTGGAAGGAGTTGAACTCCACCATGAAACGACGTGAGGAGTCACTGGGCGAGGCCAGTAAGCTGCAAGGCTTCCTCAGGGATCTAGATGACTTCCAGTCGTGGCTCTCCCGCACTCAGACAGCTGTGGCGTCAGAGGACAGTCCCACCTCTTTACCTGAGGCTGAGAGTTTACTAGCCCAGCATGAAAACATCAAAAATGAAGTGGACAACTATAAAGAGGACTACGAGAAAATGCGAGTTGTCGGTGATGAGGTTACCCAGGGTCAGACGGATGTCCAGCACATGTTCTTGGCACAGAGGCTCCAGGCTTTGGATACTGGCTGGCATGAGTTGCGGCAAATGTGGGAGAACAGACACAGTCTTTTGGCCCAAGCCTTTGACTTTCAGACTTTCTTGAGGGATGCAAAGCAGGCAGAGGCCTTCCTCAATAGCCAG GAGTATGTGTTGTCCCACACAGAGATGCCGACAAGTCTTCAGGGAGCAGACAAGGCCATTAAGAAGTATGAAGATTTTCTCACTACCACAGAAGCCAGCGAGGAAAAGATAACTGGTGTTGTGGAGGCAGGGCGGCGCCTCATTAACGACGGCAACGCAAACTCCGATAAGATTCAAGAAAAATTGGATTCTATTCAGGAAAG GCATCTAAAGAATAAGAAGTCTGCCAATGAATTGCTGGCAAAACTTAAGGACAATCGTGAACTGCAGCACTTCCTTCAAGATGGACAGGAG CTTACATTATGGATCAATGAGAAAATGCTGACTGCTCAGGACATGTCGTATGATGAAGCCAGAAATCTTCACAGCAAGTGGCAGAAACACCAGGCCTTCATGGCAGAGCTGGCTTCGAACAAAGACTGGTTGGACAAAATTGACAAG GAGGGCCAGGCTCTTGTGGCAGAGAAGCCAGAATTAAAACCTGTTGTCCAGCAAACCCTAGAAGACCTACAGCACCATTGGGAGGAGTTAGAGAGCACCACCCGCACCAAAGCCCAATGCTTGTTTGATGCCAACCGTGCAGAGCTGTTCACACAGAGCTGCTCTGCTCTGGATGGCTGGGTGAAAAACCTAGAGAGTCAGCTGCAAAGTGACGATTACGGAAAGGATTTGACAAGTGTCAACATCCTGCTCAATAAGCATCAG ATACTGGAGAACCAAATGGAGGTCAGAGAGAAGGAAGTGCAGTCCCTGCAGTCTCAAGCCTTGGCTTTGTCTCAGGAAGACGCTGGACTATCTGAGGTAGATGGCCAACAAAGGCGTGTCACAGACAGCTTTTCCAGCCTTCAAGATCCTCTTAAACTGAGGAGACAGAGACTACTGGCATCCAAAGAAGCACACCAGTTCAACAGAGATCTGGAAGATGAAATA TTGTGGGTAAAAGAGAGAATGCCATTGGCAACATCTACAGACCATGGAAAAGATCTTCCCACTGTACAGCTTCTTATCAAGAAGAACCAG ACATTGCAAAAGGAAATCCAGGGACATCAGCCCCGTATTTATGACATCCAGAAACGTGGCCAGACACAAAGCCAGCTAGATGGAGAGCGACAATCTGCTCTCGAGGAGCGTCTTGTTGAGCTGAAGGATCTTTGGGACCAACTGATTGGTGAGACGGACAAACGTCATGCTCGCCTAGTGGAAGCCAATCGTGCCCAGCAGTTCTACACTGATGCGGCAGAGGCAGAGGCCTGGATGGGAGAACAGGAGCTGCACATGATGTCGGAAGAAAAGGCCAAG GATGAGCAAAGTGCTTTAGTGATGGTGAAAAAGCACGAGAGCTTGGAGCAAGCGCTGGAAGACTACGCCCAGACCATCCACCAGTTGGCCAACAGCAGCCGACTAATGGTCACCAGTGAACATCCAGAGAG TGACAGAATCACATTACGACAAGCACAAGTTGACAAGTTGTACGCTGGGTTGAAAGATCTGGCCGAGGAACGCCGCGGCCGGCTTCAGGAGAGACTCCGTCTGACCCAGTTAAAGAGAGAGGTGGATGACTTGGAACAGTGGATTGCAGAACGAGAGGTCGTTGCTGGCTCCCATGAACTAGGACAGGACTATGAGCATGTCACT atgctgagagacaagtttCGCGAGTTTGCTCGTGACACCAGCACAATCGGCCAAGAGCGCGTAGACTGCGTGAATGGCCTGGCAGATGACCTCATTGAATCTGGTCACCCGGAGAACGCTAGTGTGGCCGAGTGGAAGGATGGGCTGAATGAGGCCTGGGCCGACCTGCTGGAACTGATTGACACGCGCACACAAATGTTGGCCGCTTCCTACGAGCTGCACCGCTTCCATCAGGATGCCATGGAGGTTCTCGGGCGCATTAGGGAGAAGCGGCAGGCGCTACCGTCCGACCTTGGCCGGGATCTGAACACTGTCCAGCATCTACATAGACAACACAATACTTTTGAAAATGACATCCAAGCCCTCAGTGGACAG GTCAACCAAGTGCAAGATGATGCTGCACGACTGCAGAAAGCCTACGCTGGAGAGAAAGCGGATGACATTAACAGGAGTGAGCATGCTGTGACCTCTTCCTGGGAGGGTCTTCTGGAGGCTGGCGAAACCCGCAGGGTGCTCCTCCTGGACACGGTGGAAAAGTTCCGCTTCTTCAACATAGTGCGAGACCTCATGCTCTGGATGGATGGAGTCAACCTGCAGATCGATGCACATGACAGCCCCAG GGACGTATCTTCTGCTGGGCTTGTCATTGCCAATCATCAGGACATCAAGTCAGAAATCGAGACCAGGGCGAATAGCTTTACAGCCTGTATTGACATGGGGATCACGCTAATCAACAATAATCACTATGCTACCGATGAG ATCCGGGAAAAGCTCGCCCAGCTACAAGAACAGAGGGACAAGATCAACAAAAAGTGGCAGGACAAGATGGACTATTTGCAAATTA TGCTGGAAGTGTTGCAGTTTGGTCGTGATGCCTGCGTCGCAGAGTCTTGGCTGGCCGGTCAAGAACCTCTGGTGCGGGCAGCAGACTTAGGTTCCAATGTGGATGAGGTGGAAAGTCTAATAAAGCGCCATGAGGCCTTCGAAAAACTTGCCGCTTCCTGGGAGGAGCGCTTTGTGATGCTGGAGAAACTGACCACA cTCGAGGAGCAGGAAATGGAGAGGAGGCGAGAAGAAGAGGAAAGAGCACGAAGACCCCCCACTCCACCCTTGGCAGAAGTGGCACCCTCCGAGGTAGAAAGTCAAATACACGACTCTGCAGCCAG AACCAGTCTCGATCAGACGACACTGAATCAGTCGGCGTCAGTGAATGGAGTTCACAGCGACAACGATACATCACAG GGTTCAGAATCAGAGTCGGTAAACGGACCAGGCAGAGACAGCGGCTTGGCGTCTTCGCGCCTCGACCAGTCGGCCACGTTACCGGGCCGGGGCGCAGCAGAGTCTGAACCTGAAGCAATGGAGGGCATGCTTTATCGAAAGCAGGAGATGGAGTCGCACAGTAAAAAAGCAGCTACTAG GTCATGGCAGAATGTGTACTGTGTCCTAAGaaaaggaagtctgggtttctatAAAGATGGCAAAAGCGCTAGCAATGGCATCCCCTACCATGGAGAGGTCCCTATCAGTCTTGGAGAGGCCATTTGTGAGATCGCCAATGACTATAAAAAGAGGAAACATGTATTCAAGCTCAG